In Colletotrichum lupini chromosome 6, complete sequence, a single window of DNA contains:
- a CDS encoding acyltransferase, with product MPPRNEGTLDSHEWDEVKPTWCDKSKWLADESDWKPASLVRIRRPSRLNISSLSTFFWPIKDTKNPEKLRPTAYLDGLRGFAAFLVYWHHNQLWAHEPHVQNRIFENAFGYENKYHFIAFPGIRHLFTGGHFSVSVFFVISGYVLSAKPLSLIQSGDHGKFAENVGSALFRRWLRLYIPLAATTFFYMTFLHMFNIWVDNIERAPTWRDDVWLYYCELKNFSFVFTTGGGPFFSWNPHLWSIPVEMKGSVIVYTSLVAFSRCTRNARLWCEAGLAFYFMYIADGWYGAMFVMGMMLCDLDLLAKKNDLPNFFQRLEPAKIFIYYHLFAVSMYLGGVPSYTGDVMKMRENRGWYYLSFLKPQAVFDYKWFYLFWAATMLVSAVPRIWWLKRFFETRFCQYLGRISFALYLVHGPVLGTLGDRLYTAVGYHKETERQHLAHLVDRFPLPKVGPLGLEPAFLIPHVILLPVTLWIAEIVTRFIDEPSVKIAQWLYRKTLPTAPAKA from the coding sequence ATGCCTCCACGAAACGAAGGCACTCTCGACAGCCACGAGTGGGATGAAGTTAAGCCTACCTGGTGCGACAAGTCCAAATGGCTCGCAGATGAAAGCGACTGGAAGCCTGCTTCCCTCGTACGAATTAGGCGGCCATCTCGACTGAACATCTCCAGTCTGAGCACCTTCTTCTGGCCCATCAAAGACACCAAAAATCCAGAGAAGCTGCGGCCCACAGCATACCTTGACGGCTTGCGAGGTTTCGCTGCCTTCTTGGTGTACTGGCACCACAATCAACTATGGGCTCATGAACCTCACGTCCAAAACAGAATCTTTGAAAACGCCTTTGGATACGAAAACAAATATCACTTTATTGCCTTTCCTGGCATCCGCCACTTATTTACTGGAGGCCACTTCTCAGTATCAGTCTTCTTCGTCATATCCGGCTACGTCCTCTCCGCTAAACCTTTGAGCTTGATCCAGTCCGGAGACCACGGAAAATTCGCAGAAAATGTCGGATCAGCCTTATTCAGGCGATGGCTAAGACTTTATATCCCATTGGCGGCGACAACTTTCTTCTACATGACATTCCTCCACATGTTCAATATCTGGGTCGACAATATTGAGCGTGCGCCAACTTGGAGAGATGACGTCTGGCTCTACTATTGCGAGCTGAAGAACTTTAGCTTCGTCTTCACCACTGGAGGCGGTCCTTTCTTCAGTTGGAATCCACACCTTTGGTCCATCCCTGTTGAAATGAAGGGCTCAGTCATCGTCTACACATCTCTGGTCGCATTTTCCAGGTGTACCAGAAACGCTCGACTCTGGTGTGAGGCTGGTCTGGCTTTTTACTTCATGTACATCGCCGACGGATGGTACGGAGCCATGTTTGTCATGGGCATGATGCTCTGCGACCTCGACCTCCTGGCGAAGAAGAACGATCTCCCCAACTTCTTTCAGCGACTGGAACCCGCCAAAATTTTCATTTACTACCACCTCTTCGCGGTTTCGATGTATCTCGGTGGTGTCCCATCTTACACCGGAGACGTCATGAAGATGCGAGAGAACCGCGGGTGGTACTATTTGTCGTTTCTCAAACCTCAAGCCGTGTTCGATTACAAGTGGTTTTACCTCTTCTGGGCAGCCACAATGCTGGTATCCGCGGTTCCACGAATTTGGTGGCTGAAGAGATTCTTCGAGACACGCTTCTGTCAGTATCTAGGACGAATCTCCTTTGCCCTCTACTTGGTCCACGGACCCGTTTTGGGGACTCTGGGCGATCGACTCTACACAGCCGTCGGGTACCACAAAGAGACGGAGCGACAACATCTCGCGCACCTAGTCGACAGGTTTCCGTTACCCAAGGTTGGGCCCCTCGGCTTGGAACCGGCCTTCCTCATTCCTCATGTGATACTTCTTCCGGTCACTCTTTGGATCGCTGAGATTGTCACGAGGTTCATTGATGAGCCTAGTGTGAAAATTGCTCAGTGGCTCTACCGGAAAACTCTGCCAACAGCGCCAGCAAAGGCTTGA
- a CDS encoding cytochrome P450, which translates to MAPISQLLPPVASLSGVGLLALGSVALLYIISRLFLSIPYPKGIPLIGEPDGATRFSIRTYLRFYTDCQGLFREAYDNYTKKGKPVIIPGIGFRHEVIMPTSSMRWVQTQPESQLDPSTAFAEVDQVHWALGHDRYVVDAWQGHLVKTEMNAILENICAAMNEELGTAFDKWFGTNPEWKEIDLFESLKMVVAQAASRFTIGPGLGLYRYPPYRRLHRDIKLTESRS; encoded by the exons ATGGCGCCCATATCACAGCTTCTCCCACCAGTTGCCAGCTTGTCCGGTGTCGGCTTGCTTGCGCTGGGGTCAGTGGCACTGCTGTATATCATCAGCCGACTATTTCTCAGCATCCCTTACCCCAAGGGCATCCCGCTCATTGGCGAGCCTGATGGTGCCACACGATTCAGCATCCGCACGTATTTGCGGTTCTATACCGATTGCCAGGGTCTGTTCCGTGAGGCCTACGATAAC TATACCAAGAAGGGAAAGCCGGTAATCATTCCAGGCATCGGTTTCCGCCATGAGGTCATTATGCCCACGAGCTCGATGCGATGGGTTCAGACACAGCCGGAAAGCCAGCTCGATCCCAGCACCGCTTTTGCAGAGGTTGATCAGGTTCATTGGGCTCTTGGCCACGACCGATATGTGGTGGATGCGTGGCAAGGCCACCTGGTCAAGACCGAGATGAATGCGATCCTGGAGAACATTTGCGCCGCCATGAACGAGGAGCTCGGTACTGCCTTTGACAAGTGGTTCGGGACCAATCCGGAGTGGAAGGAAATCGACCTATTTGAGTCGTTGAAAATGGTCGTTGCGCAGGCTGCGAGCCGCTTCACCATCGGCCCAGGCCTGGGCCTTTATAGGTACCCTCCATATAGACGGCTGCACAGAGACATCAAGCTGACGGAAAGTAGGTCGTAA
- a CDS encoding cytochrome P450: MNAGASGASPRVLRPVVGRAVNFTIHGKINRLRKMFEPLWKERLETLKYARDDPDHIEPQDHLQMMARYAKDHRQEEFNDLDMMTRRLIAANFGSMHQTSIQATNMLLNILGSDTEFNTITILRDEVDRILYADGDNNWTKAKVSKMLKADSVARETLRLNSFGGRAVFRKVLVDGFKTPDGYHLPKGTLISFLGQPAQTDGEVLEDPLKYDPFRFSRMREDAAAKDEKAPPVTFVTTSPEYLPFGHGKHACPGRFLIDFELKMIIAYVLGHYDVEFPPEYNGKRPENYWLTEALFPPNGVKLRIRRKTETKGQ; this comes from the coding sequence ATGAACGCCGGCGCTTCCGGAGCCAGCCCTCGGGTTCTTCGACCTGTTGTAGGTAGGGCTGTCAACTTTACGATACATGGCAAGATCAACAGACTCAGGAAGATGTTCGAGCCGCTTTGGAAGGAGCGTCTCGAGACTTTGAAGTACGCTCGCGATGACCCAGACCACATTGAGCCTCAAGATCACCTGCAGATGATGGCCCGTTACGCCAAGGACCACCGCCAAGAAGAGTTCAACGATTTGGACATGATGACGCGCCGTCTGATTGCAGCCAACTTCGGATCCATGCATCAGACCAGTATCCAAGCCACCAATATGCTTCTCAACATTTTGGGATCAGACACGGAGTTCAACACCATCACGATCCTCAGGGACGAGGTTGATCGTATACTGTACGCCGATGGAGACAACAACTGGACAAAAGCCAAAGTGAGCAAGATGCTCAAAGCCGACAGCGTCGCCCGAGAGACCCTGCGCCTGAATTCCTTTGGCGGACGTGCCGTCTTCCGAAAAGTCTTGGTCGACGGCTTCAAGACCCCCGACGGCTATCACCTCCCCAAGGGGACCCTCATCTCCTTCCTCGGACAACCCGCTCAGACGGATGGCGAGGTGCTTGAAGACCCGCTGAAGTATGATCCCTTCCGCTTCTCCCGTATGCGTGAGGATGCAGCCGCAAAGGACGAGAAGGCGCCCCCGGTCACCTTTGTCACCACGAGCCCCGAGTATCTGCCTTTTGGGCACGGGAAGCACGCATGCCCCGGTCGATTCCTGATCGACTTTGAGTTGAAGATGATCATCGCCTACGTTCTGGGTCACTATGACGTGGAGTTCCCTCCTGAATACAATGGCAAGCGTCCGGAGAACTACTGGCTCACAGAGGCATTGTTTCCACCAAACGGCGTGAAGCTTCGAATCAGGAGGAAAACGGAGACCAAGGGACAGTGA
- a CDS encoding calcium-translocating P-type ATPase: MTPATIPKKLDSQADSLIDMRKGDNTGGKPHADDRWFPDLDASSDTPFRDQVDKLDAIESKLDRLVQGIMAKILWLDDKLPRVPRVRYAATGMVTLTFFRNHGIRENARVNAFVERWGHWCNAGQEFWTGPNALGLERLQNDKLDQTVETWRLPWTSGGTYRACCEFIGQPAQRIPEDVRAILACSCLPDMDQSRSPTTPGDSTPSLIRLFTSQYSRNASKLHLEMLTRPPRLEPTTPPRDDIDGSRSQYLLVATGSPQGIDSQKPDMTETMNGQCPDPCTHSVIKLCQSETSPTILHGKLFPADTEWSFAAAPSPFYHSSLVALFASAGEKRIYRASKDGHSIAFVPQTLACVSFPWQYQEVESDTPSGLRPATDRTREQHGCPRRLSNGGHPPLGGRMARYCTAPVATRRMGTPLKSRAQYPYMSISTDAHGGTCKPRFRLEKSSQIENEYLGIKRDKVPALASTKRQGSNIGMANVAKIPFTRCQSPFFPLAWFPISLLHSGSRMAPTQATLGGYLLLTLWLTFAPASLANLTQDESLSPRHIILSLLRNSSPGSSLLAPLFWLLPLLITSSKRAFFLPSSDACIIWLLSGQSILPLLAGPRFQTTSAYTSNALENSSSSSSVSSSGTQADLTAYAKAHGSLHAQRFGILGTPLRLSLPGRNAKTPPYASCLLHSLVVQLHHYCCNQFLFSLSLELFPQLHFHLVHEKVIASTQDYSASVLMASLAPPQLRVDTRNSRGNDNDDAITPSPISTHSNPFLTPAISAATSMHSTALTEDPDTALHPDPGTEGEFVVDNNPFAFSPGHLNKLLNPKSLAAFFALGGLRGIEKGLQTDVKAGLSQDEVGVGGRVSFQEATGHQEPSFATSGAQPPATTHHADANGFTDRTRVYGKNVLPAKKATPLWKLMWGAYNDKVIILLTVAAAISLALGLYETFGAEHDPEAGQPVDWVEGVAIIAAILIVTLVGSLNDWQKERAFVKLNAKKEDREVKVIRSGKSYMLNVAEILVGDVIHLEPGDLVPVDGIFISGHDLKCDESSATGESDALKKTGGDAVYNALQSGNATKDLDPFIISGAKVLEGVGTFVCTSVGTNSSFGKIMMSVRTEMEATPLQKKLEGLAMAIAKLGSSAALLLFVVLLIRFLAGLGSNNSSGAEKASTFMDILIVAITIIVVAVPEGLPLAVTLALAFATTRLLKENNLVRILRACETMGNATTICSDKTGTLTTNKMTVVAGTFGSASFSKSVEGEKTIGAVEFAQSLPTATKKLIVQSVAINSTAFEGEEEGQATFIGSKTETALLQFAKDHLGMQGLAETRANEEVAQMMPFDSSKKCMAAVIKLSDNEGYRLVVKGASEILLGYCSQQVNVNDLSISTLEQSDRLNLEATIDAYAKQSLRTIALIYQDFPQWPPHGVNATIEGHVDLGDVLHDLVFAGVVGIQDPVRPGVPEAVRKAKHAGVVVRMVTGDNAVTAQAIATECGIFTEGGLIMEGPVFRKLSVEQMNEMLPRLQVLARSSPEDKRVLVTRLKALGETVAVTGDGTNDAPALKAADVGFSMGISGTEVAKEASSIVLMDDNFTSIVTALKWGRAVNDAVQKFLQFQITVNITAVLLAFITAVSDPDMESVLTAVQLLWVNLIMDTFAALALATDPPTEKILDRLPQGKKAPLITINMWKMIIGQAIFQLTATLILHFAGNAIFGYDAHNEDQQLELDSMIFNTFVWMQIFNEFNNRRLDNKFNIFEGVHRNYFFIVINCIMVGAQVAIIFVGGKAFRITPGGISGEHWAVSIVLASVSLPMAVLIRLFPDPWFEKIAKTVGRPVVIVYRALGRFFTTIGAAFRRKKTTEADAVSEDAGISSGSDDAKVAAPEIVISTQEENTNTRDVEKAQ, translated from the exons ATGACACCAGCCACGATACCCAAAAAACTGGATAGCCAGGCAGATTCGTTGATTGACATGCGCAAAGGCGATAAT ACTGGCGGAAAACCCCATGCTGATGATAGATGGTTTCCTGACCTGGATGCTTCAAGCGATACACCCTTTCGAGATCAGGTGGACAAGTTGGATGCAATTGAGTCGAAGCTAGACCGTCTTGTTCAGGGGATCATGGCCAAGATTCTCTGGCTAGACGACAAGCTTCCCCGCGTTCCCCGCGTTAGGTATGCAGCGACCGGGATGGTGACCTTGACATTCTTCCGCAATCACGGTA TTCGGGAAAATGCTCGAGTCAATGCGTTCGTTGAGCGCTGGGGCCATTGGTGTAATGCTGGCCAAGAGTTTTGGACTGGGCCAAACGCTCTTGGACTTGAGAG GTTGCAGAATGACAAGTTGGATCAGACGGTGGAGACCTGGAGACTTCCATGGACATCTGGCGGTACGTATCGAGCATGCTGTGAGTTCATTGGTCAACCAGCCCAGCGGATTCCCGAAGAT GTGCGTGCCATCCTTGCTTGCAGCTGCTTACCTGATATGGACCAAT CGCGGTCCCCCACGACCCCCGGGGACTCCACTCCGAGCTTGATTCGACT CTTCACGTCTCAATACTCCCGCAATGCCTCCAAGCTCCACCTCGAAATGCTGACCCGGCCGCCCAGACTTGAGCCAACAACTCCACCGCGGGATGATATTGATGGATCTCGTTCTCAATATCTCCTTGTGGCTACTGGCAGCCCCCAAGGTATCGATTCCCAA AAGCCGGATATGACTGAGACCATGAACGGACAATGTCCCGATCCATGCACCCATTCCGTCATCAAACTTTGCCAGTCCGAAACCTCTCCGACCATCCTCCATGGGAAACTGTTTCCCGCTGACACCGAGTGGTcattcgccgccgcc CCATCGCCATTTTACCACAGCAGTTTGGTGGCTCTCTTCGCCAGCGCGGGAGAGAAGCGGATCTACCGGGCTTCAAAGGACGGGCACTCCATTGCGTTCGTTCCCCAAACTCTTGCGTGCGTCTCATTCCCTTGGCAGTATCAAGAGGTTGAGAGCGATACGCCATCTGGATTACGGCCGGCCACCGATCGGACACGGGAACAGCACGGATGCCCACGGCGTCTATCTAATGGTGGCCACCCCCCGCTGGGCGGCCGCATGGCACGATACTGCACCGCACCTGTTGCGACCCGAAGGATGGGCACGCCACTCAAGTCTCGGGCGCAATATCCGTATATGTCCATATCGACAGACGCTCACGGCGGTACTTGCAAACCTCGGTTTCGTCTGGAGAAGTCCAGCCAGATTGAAAACGAATACCTCGGAATCAAACGCGATAAGGTCCCGGCACTTGCATCAACAAAACGCCAAGGTTCAAACATTGGCATGGCCAATGTTGCCAAGATCCCATTTACACGCTGTCAGTCTCCATTCTTCCCCCTGGCTTGGTTTCCCATCTCGTTGTTGCACAGCGGTTCTAGGATGGCCCCGACTCAAGCC ACCTTGGGCGGTTACCTCCTTCTCACCCTTTGGCTCACCTTTGCACCAGCTAGTCTTGCTAATCTCACCCAAGATGAGAGCCTCTCCCCCCGGCACATCATTCTATCTCTCCTTCGGAACTCCTCTCCTGGCTCCTCTCTTTTGGCTCCTCTCTTTTGGCTCCTTCCCCTCTTGATCACGTC AAGCAAGCGCGCTTTTTTTCTCCCCTCCTCTGATGCATGTATCATTTGGCTTCTCTCTGGCCAATCCATCCTGCCTCT TCTCGCCGGTCCAAGATTCCAGACAACATCAGCCTATACCTCTAACGCTCTTGAAAACTCTTCTTCCTCATCATCAGTCTCGTCTT CAGGCACGCAGGCTGACTTGACGGC TTACGCCAAGGCTCACGGAAGTCTTCACGCTCAGCGTTTTGGAATTCTTGGTACGCCTTTGAGGCTCTCTCTACCTGGAAGGAACGCGAAGACACCTCCGTACGCAAGTTGCCTCCTACACAGCCTTGTTGTACAGCTC CATCATTATTGTTGCAACCAATTTCTCTTTTCTCTCTCCCTAGAACTCTTTCCTCAACTTCATTTTCACCTCGTCCATGAGAAAGTCATAGCATCAACTCAAGACTACTCTGCATCGGTGCTAATGGCGTCTCTCGCACCACCCCAGTTGCGCGTCGACACCCGCAATTCTCGCGGGAATGACAACGACGACGCGATAACACCGTCACCTATATCGACGCACTCAAATCCGTTTCTCACCCCGGCAATCAGCGCTGCAACAAGTATGCATTCAACCGCTTTAACGGAAGATCCGGATACAGCTCTTCACCCCGATCCCGGCACGGAAGGCGAGTTTGTCGTTGACAATAATCCTTTTGCTTTTAGCCCTGGGCACCTCAACAAACTTCTCAACCCGAAATCTTTGGCCGCGTTTTTCGCGCTCGGCGGCCTGCGCGGTATCGAAAAAGGATTACAGACAGATGTCAAAGCCGGTTTATCCCAAGATGAGGTGGGCGTTGGGGGCAGAGTAAGCTTCCAGGAGGCCACCGGCCATCAGGAGCCCTCCTTCGCCACATCCGGTGCACAGCCACCAGCCACAACACACCACGCTGATGCCAATGGTTTCACTGACCGAACCCGAGTTTACGGCAAGAATGTCCTGCCCGCCAAGAAGGCGACACCCTTGTGGAAACTCATGTGGGGTGCATACAACGACAAAGTTATCATTTTGCTTACAGTCGCCGCCGCTATTTCGCTTGCGCTTGGCCTTTACGAAACTTTTGGTGCTGAGCACGACCCTGAGGCAGGCCAGCCGGTTGACTGGGTTGAGGGAGTAGCTATCATCGCTGCTATTCTTATCGTCACCTTGGTTGGATCTTTGAATGACTGGCAGAAGGAACGAGCCTTTGTCAAGCTCAACGCCAAAAAGGAAGACCGAGAGGTCAAGGTTATCCGATCCGGCAAATCGTACATGTTGAACGTCGCGGAGATTTTGGTTGGCGATGTTATCCATCTCGAACCCGGTGATCTCGTCCCTGTGGACGGTATTTTCATCAGCGGCCATGACTTGAAGTGCGACGAGTCCTCGGCGACAGGCGAGTCCGACGCTCTCAAGAAGACGGGCGGTGATGCCGTCTACAACGCCCTGCAATCTGGAAACGCTACCAAGGACCTCGACCCCTTTATCATCTCTGGCGCTAAGGTTCTCGAGGGTGTTGGCACGTTTGTCTGCACCTCCGTCGGTACCAACTCTAGCTTTGGAAAGATTATGATGTCGGTACGCACCGAGATGGAGGCAACGCCTTTGCAGAAGAAGCTCGAGGGCCTGGCCATGGCTATCGCCAAGCTTGGTAGCAGTGCTGCCCTTCTCCTTTTCGTCGTCCTCCTGATCCGCTTCCTGGCTGGCCTGGGCTCCAACAACAGCTCTGGCGCCGAGAAAGCTTCCACTTTCATGGATATCTTGATCGTCGCCATCACTATCATCGTCGTTGCCGTCCCAGAAGGACTACCTCTGGCTGTAACTTTGGCTTTGGCATTTGCCACCACCCGTCTATTGAAGGAGAACAACCTGGTCCGTATCCTTAGGGCATGCGAGACGATGGGCAACGCCACAACGATTTGCTCCGACAAGACTGGTACTCTGACCACGAACAAGATGACTGTTGTTGCCGGCACTTTCGGATCTGCCAGCTTCTCCAAGTCGGTTGAGGGCGAGAAGACAATCGGCGCCGTTGAATTTGCTCAATCACTTCCTACAGCTACGAAGAAGCTCATCGTCCAGTCTGTCGCCATCAACTCAACCGCTTTCGAGGGTGAGGAGGAAGGCCAAGCTACATTCATTGGTTCCAAGACCGAGACCGCCCTTCTCCAGTTCGCCAAGGACCACCTCGGCATGCAGGGACTGGCCGAGACTCGTGCCAACGAGGAAGTTGCGCAAATGATGCCATTCGACTCCAGCAAGAAGTGCATGGCTGCCGTCATCAAGCTATCCGACAACGAGGGGTACCGCCTTGTAGTCAAGGGTGCTTCCGAGATTCTCCTCGGGTACTGCAGCCAACAGGTCAACGTCAACGATCTCTCCATCTCGACTCTGGAGCAGTCCGACCGCCTCAACCTCGAGGCGACGATTGACGCCTACGCCAAGCAGTCTCTCCGCACCATCGCTCTCATCTACCAAGACTTTCCCCAATGGCCCCCTCACGGTGTCAACGCCACCATCGAAGGACACGTTGATCTCGGAGATGTCCTCCACGACCTTGTCTTTGCCGGTGTCGTTGGTATCCAGGACCCCGTCCGTCCTGGTGTTCCCGAAGCTGTTCGCAAGGCTAAGCATGCTGGTGTTGTCGTTCGCATGGTTACTGGTGACAATGCTGTCACTGCCCAGGCTATTGCCACCGAGTGCGGCATCTTCACCGAAGGTGGTCTCATCATGGAGGGTCCCGTCTTCAGGAAGCTTTCTGTCGAGCAGATGAACGAGATGCTGCCCCGCCTGCAAGTTCTTGCCCGCTCCTCGCCAGAAGACAAGCGCGTCTTGGTCACCCGACTCAAGGCTCTTGGTGAAACCGTTGCCGTCACTGGCGATGGTACTAATGATGCGCCTGCGCTCAAGGCAGCTGATGTCGGTTTCTCCATGGGTATTTCCGGTACCGAGGTCGCCAAGGAGGCGTCTTCTATCGTCTTGATGGATGATAACTTCACCTCGATTGTTACGGCCCTGAAGTGGGGAAGAGCAGTGAATGACGCCGTGCAGAAGTTCCTTCAG TTCCAAATCACGGTCAACATCACTGCTGTTCTCCTCGCCTTCATCACCGCCGTCTCCGATCCCGACATGGAATCCGTCCTCACCGCCGTCCAGCTCTTGTGGGTCAACCTCATCATGGACACCTTCGCCGCCCTTGCGCTCGCCACGGACCCCCCGACCGAGAAGATCCTCGACCGCCTGCCGCAAGGCAAGAAGGCGCCCCTCATCACCATCAACATGTGGAAGATGATCATCGGTCAGGCAATCTTCCAGTTGACCGCTACCCTAATTCTCCACTTCGCTGGTAACGCCATCTTTGGCTACGACGCCCACAACGAAGACCAGCAGCTGGAGCTCGACTCCATGATCTTCAACACCTTTGTGTGGATGCAAATCTTCAACGAGTTCAACAACCGTCGCCTGGACAACAAGTTCAACATTTTTGAGGGCGTGCACCGCAACTACTTCTTCATCGTCATCAACTGCATCATGGTTGGCGCCCAGGTTGCTATCATCTTTGTCGGTGGCAAGGCCTTCCGCATCACACCAGGCGGTATCAGCGGCGAGCACTGGGCCGTCTCCATCGTTCTCGCATCCGTCTCTCTCCCAATGGCCGTCCTCATCCGTCTCTTCCCCGATCCCTGGTTCGAGAAGATTGCAAAGACGGTCGGCAGACCCGTTGTTATCGTCTATCGCGCCCTCGGCAGGTTCTTCACCACAATCGGTGCCGCTTTCCGTCGCAAGAAGACTACCGAGGCTGACGCCGTATCCGAGGACGCTGGTATTTCTTCAGGCTCTGATGACGCCAAGGTCGCTGCGCCCGAGATTGTCATCTCCACCCAGGAGGAGAACACAAACACCAGAGATGTTGAGAAGGCTCAGTGA